One stretch of Croceibacterium atlanticum DNA includes these proteins:
- a CDS encoding tetratricopeptide repeat protein, which yields MPAIAIASLLLAQSAAALPPLQQDRLKTCLAQARTDPATAIVTASGWLSEAAGPDRSLPQQCLGTAYTSLLRWDAAESAFLAARTAALDSEPAAKARFATMAGNAALAAGNYPAALSDFDLALADADTAQDGELIGSVETDRARALVALGREDDAANALERARESAPQNGTAWLLSATLARRQDDLASAQALIETAGALLPADPAVGLEAGVIAALAGDDEAAAKSWQSVVDTAPNSPEAATALGYLSQIGEAQVRGR from the coding sequence ATGCCCGCCATCGCCATCGCTTCGCTGTTGCTTGCCCAGTCAGCCGCCGCTCTCCCGCCATTGCAGCAGGATCGGCTCAAGACCTGCCTGGCCCAGGCGCGGACGGATCCGGCAACGGCAATCGTCACCGCTTCGGGCTGGCTTTCGGAAGCGGCGGGCCCGGATCGCAGCCTGCCGCAGCAATGTCTGGGCACGGCCTATACCAGCCTGCTGCGCTGGGACGCGGCGGAAAGCGCCTTCCTCGCCGCCCGCACCGCAGCGTTGGACAGTGAACCGGCGGCAAAGGCGCGCTTTGCCACAATGGCGGGCAATGCCGCGCTGGCAGCGGGAAATTACCCGGCGGCCCTGTCCGATTTCGACCTTGCCCTGGCGGATGCAGACACGGCGCAGGACGGCGAATTGATCGGCAGCGTCGAAACGGACCGGGCCCGCGCCCTCGTTGCGCTCGGACGGGAAGATGACGCGGCAAATGCGCTGGAACGGGCACGCGAATCGGCACCGCAAAACGGAACGGCCTGGTTGCTTTCGGCCACGCTGGCGCGGCGGCAGGATGATCTGGCATCGGCGCAGGCACTGATCGAAACCGCAGGTGCGCTTCTTCCGGCCGATCCGGCGGTCGGGCTGGAAGCGGGCGTTATCGCGGCGCTTGCCGGTGATGATGAAGCGGCCGCGAAGAGCTGGCAATCGGTCGTCGATACCGCGCCCAACTCCCCCGAGGCGGCAACGGCGCTCGGCTATTTATCGCAAATCGGAGAAGCGCAGGTGCGCGGCAGATGA
- a CDS encoding LLM class flavin-dependent oxidoreductase: MIPLSVLDLVPVREGSGISEALAEAGKLAATAEEAGYKRYWVAEHHATAGVAGGAVSVVLAHIGHCTSTIRIGAGGIMLPNHNPFVIAEQFGTLDALFPGRVDLGLGRAPGAAGIVARALRKDLHRAAEQFPQDVLELRALMRGDLELPITATPGLGAQVEMWMLGSSLFGAQLAAQLGLPYAFASHFAPDHLDAALETYRSNFRPSASLEKPHVMAAMTVIAAESDAEAELVASSQDQSFVRLRSGDPGKLPPPVKDYKANLPVSAQAMLERLSVARTVGSPATVREGIARFVERTRADELILSGATYDPAARQHSLKLVMEALG; this comes from the coding sequence ATGATCCCCCTATCAGTTCTCGATCTCGTGCCGGTGCGCGAAGGCAGCGGCATTTCCGAAGCATTGGCAGAAGCCGGCAAGCTGGCGGCCACGGCGGAAGAGGCAGGCTACAAACGCTATTGGGTGGCAGAACACCACGCCACCGCCGGAGTGGCGGGCGGGGCCGTGTCGGTCGTGCTGGCGCATATCGGCCATTGCACCTCCACCATTCGCATCGGTGCGGGCGGGATCATGCTGCCCAACCACAATCCCTTCGTGATTGCAGAACAATTCGGCACGCTGGATGCCCTGTTTCCCGGACGGGTGGATCTTGGCCTTGGCCGCGCACCCGGCGCGGCGGGCATTGTCGCCCGCGCACTGCGCAAGGATCTGCACCGCGCCGCCGAACAATTCCCGCAGGACGTGCTGGAACTGCGCGCCCTGATGCGCGGCGATCTGGAATTGCCCATCACCGCCACGCCCGGCCTTGGCGCACAGGTGGAAATGTGGATGCTGGGTTCCAGCCTTTTCGGTGCGCAACTGGCCGCGCAACTGGGCCTGCCCTATGCCTTTGCCAGCCATTTCGCGCCCGATCATCTGGATGCGGCGCTGGAAACCTATCGCAGCAATTTCCGCCCCTCGGCCAGCCTCGAAAAGCCGCATGTCATGGCGGCGATGACGGTGATCGCGGCGGAAAGTGATGCGGAGGCGGAACTGGTCGCATCATCGCAGGATCAGAGCTTCGTTCGCCTGCGCAGCGGCGATCCGGGCAAGCTGCCGCCGCCGGTAAAGGACTATAAGGCAAACCTTCCGGTCAGCGCCCAGGCCATGCTGGAACGGCTGTCCGTCGCCAGGACGGTGGGATCACCCGCCACGGTGCGTGAAGGCATTGCCCGTTTCGTGGAGCGCACCCGGGCGGACGAGCTGATCCTGTCCGGCGCGACCTATGATCCCGCCGCCCGGCAGCATTCGCTGAAACTGGTCATGGAGGCGCTGGGCTGA